A region from the Coffea eugenioides isolate CCC68of chromosome 9, Ceug_1.0, whole genome shotgun sequence genome encodes:
- the LOC113783190 gene encoding berberine bridge enzyme-like 8, with translation MKISYSAVLQFAFLLLIAIWWDSASHPHHEEFVQCLLNYTDSPSDFSKEIYTKNNSSFMSVLDSYIQNLRFLSPEIPKPRVIITALTENQIQAAIFCSKKHRLQMRIRSGGHDLEGTSFISDVPFFVLDMSNFRSTSVDAKSRTAWVGAGATLGELYYSIHEANSSLGFPAGTCPTVGIGGHISGGGYGPLTRQFGLAADNVIDARIIDANGKVLARKSMGEDLFWAIRGGGGASFAVILGYKLKLVEIPEKVTAFSITRTLEQNATQLVYKWQYIASKLPLDLTITLQFVNINSDQTGKRTVQVRFVSVFLGKVDELFSIMNQQFPELGLKKEDCSEMLWIQYIAFHNGQPIGDVKEFLTRRGSRAKLYSKDKSDFAKEPIPEKGLEEILEKLNELPPSMAIMEWSYFGGGVMDTTPESATPFPHRGNLYLIFVEVLWNATNQEVVSKQRIDWIKKLYKVIGKYVPNNPRAAYANNRDLDLGVNNKGKTSVEKARIWGAPYFKNNFDRLAEVKTKVDPYNFFKNEQSIPPLH, from the coding sequence ATGAAAATATCCTATTCAGCAGTGCTTCAATTTGCTTTCCTCCTTCTCATTGCCATCTGGTGGGATTCTGCATCTCATCCTCACCACGAAGAATTTGTTCAATGCCTTTTAAATTATACTGATAGCCCCTCTGATTtctcaaaagaaatttacacaAAAAACAACTCTTCTTTCATGTCGGTCTTGGACTCCTACATCCAAAACTTGCGCTTCCTTTCACCAGAAATTCCTAAGCCCCGAGTCATTATCACAGCTTTGACTGAAAATCAGATTCAAGCAGCAATATTTTGCTCTAAGAAGCACCGCTTACAGATGAGAATTCGAAGCGGTGGCCATGACCTTGAGGGCACATCCTTCATTTCTGACGTTCCATTTTTTGTCCTAGACATGTCCAACTTCCGTTCAACCTCGGTAGATGCTAAAAGTCGAACCGCCTGGGTTGGAGCTGGAGCAACCCTTGGTGAACTATACTACAGCATTCACGAGGCCAATAGCTCTCTGGGGTTTCCGGCTGGTACATGTCCAACTGTTGGCATTGGTGGGCACATCAGTGGCGGAGGGTATGGTCCATTGACAAGGCAATTTGGCCTTGCTGCGGACAATGTCATCGATGCTCGGATCATTGATGCAAACGGAAAAGTTCTCGCTAGAAAGAGCATGGGTGAGGATCTCTTTTGGGCTATAAGAGGTGGAGGCGGTGCAAGTTTTGCAGTCATTCTTGGATACAAGTTGAAATTGGTCGAAATTCCAGAGAAAGTTACTGCATTTTCCATCACCAGAACCTTGGAACAAAATGCAACCCAACTTGTATACAAGTGGCAATATATTGCCTCAAAGTTACCACTGGACCTTACTATCACACTCCAATTTGTCAATATCAATTCCGATCAAACAGGTAAGAGAACTGTGCAAGTTAGATTTGTGTCTGTTTTCCTTGGTAAAGTTGATGAATTATTTTCAATCATGAACCAACAATTTCCCGAGTTGGGGTTGAAGAAAGAGGACTGCAGTGAAATGCTTTGGATCCAATATATAGCCTTTCACAATGGTCAACCAATTGGTGACGTTAAAGAGTTCTTGACCAGGAGAGGCTCTCGAGCTAAACTTTATTCCAAAGATAAATCTGATTTCGCCAAAGAGCCTATCCCTGAAAAAGGGCTTGAAGAGATATTGGAAAAGCTTAATGAATTACCTCCTTCTATGGCAATAATGGaatggagttattttggaggaggTGTAATGGATACAACACCGGAATCAGCAACTCCATTCCCACATAGAGGAAATTTGTACCTCATATTTGTAGAGGTTTTGTGGAACGCAACAAATCAAGAAGTGGTGTCTAAACAGCGTATAGATTGGATCAAAAAGCTTTACAAGGTTATTGGAAAATATGTTCCTAACAATCCAAGAGCTGCCTATGCTAACAATCGCGACCTTGATTTGGGGGTGAATAATAAAGGTAAAACAAGTGTTGAAAAAGCAAGGATCTGGGGTGCTCCATATTTCAAGAACAATTTTGATAGACTGGCAGAAGTGAAAACCAAGGTTGATCCTTATAATTTCTTCAAGAATGAGCAGAGTATCCCACCTTTGCACTGA